The window CGTACGTACTCTTCATTCAGTCTTCACAGTTGAATTCATACGTTTGATTTAGGAAGCGGAATGGCGTCCTTCTTGGCCTTGCTTGCACGGCTTTAGAAGCATCAAAGTCGACAAATCATCTTTGACTTgatacagggggggggggggggggggcatcgctGGAAGGAAGCCATTACGTCTGTCTATCATAATGGAATGGCGTAACATATTGTTTGGAGCAGCGGGAACTTGATGACTCAATATCGCCCGCCATTCAACTTTGGCTGGAATTGTTACGTGCTACTACGTACCTACGAAACGTACGTGCATTTTAACGCTGCGTTCCCCCGTAAAATGACGTCTGCTCGTGCGGAACCACGCATAGCAAACAACGGCGgcacggcgcggcgcggcggggCGGCGACGCAACAGCGACATCTCGTCAAAGAACAGCCTGACATGTGTTCCTTACGCAGTCAAAGGCATTCAAGactgtgtgttttaaaaatcaaattcaatGTCACTCCTTTACCGTTTGAGCGGAATTTACGTCCAGAGTCCGAAGAAGCCGCGCATGCGCTGTTGACTATTCCACTTTTACTTCCTGCTTCAGAGATTGACTTGTCGAAAACATCCAGCCCACAACTTTAGCAAATGCCCGATTGAATCATCTTGGAGCAGGCATTTCTACGCCGGACATCGTTTTCGGCCTTTTAGCCTCTTGCGGCTCCGATAGGTAGGTAGGCGTAGCATTCGCCTCAGTGATGTAATCGTAACCGGCCCGGCCCGCAAATTGCAAAAATGGGCGTATAATTGACGCCCGCTGATAAGCATTTGGGGGTGAGGGTCGTCTTCCCCCCCCCACAAACCCAAAacggtcttaaaaaaaaaaaaaccaaaaaaaaaccctacaTATTTTGTCCTCAAAAAAATGTGTTGTGCAATAACATGTCACTTGTGTGTATGTTCTTTTTTAGTTTGTATAGACCTTTAGCTTGTATCTtccgattttttattttagcagatgcactgatcggttggcacttttaatttcgttgtacatgtgacaatgacaataaagatcgatTCTATTCTAATACcactaaaacaaaacgaaatcaACTCAAAACAAAAAGTGTTGCCCCCTGTCCAGCATGGATTTGTCAAAATCAAGTTAATCCAAGATGTAAAAATCTCCCGTTTAATTTAAGAttggcatttttttaaaaacgtttTGTCTACCAAGTATTTACTCTAAAGAGAACTTGTTAAAAACATGGCATTTCCTCACCCAAGGGAGGTGCCATTTTTGGTCTCTTATGACCCATATTGACACATATCAACATAGGTATTATTAGTTGCGTGTTGCTGACATGCCAGGCTTTTGGGTGCACTAATGAGAAATATGCAGGGAAAGCTTTTCAGACTCCAAATGCGTTGCACAACCCAAAAAGGCAAACCATGTGCTCACCACCTgcgggaggggccaaagggtgCATCGTGAGCCACACAGGCGCCAAGGCACCTCGGCGGTCTGATCCCCAAAACAGAGGCTGCGAAGGTCACATTTTCATCGCCTTAACTCACGGCCCGTCTCCACAGAAACCAGGCCAGATTGGAGGGCTGAAACCAGGCCAGATTGGAGGGCCGGTTGTTGAAGGCTGCGTGAATTTGGACAGCCTGCGCGGGCCGGAAACGACGCCACGGCGCCGCTATATTGTGCGTTGAAGGACGCTGCCTATTCCTTTGTGCAGAGATAGTCCGCCTGTCCAAATTCACTGCGGCTTACGTAGGCGGAGCTTCCAGTGCTGCGAAGGACCAGGCCTTCATATCGGCTTTGGAGGACGCAGGCTGCCAATTTGGACACAGCAAAAGTGTGTTTCAACAGCAAAGTCTTACTCTGACCTCAAATTGTAAAGTTGGCGAGTAAAAGCAGGCTTTGTGATTCAGTATGCATATTAAAGACAAACTTGCACGATACGCGAAGGTTTATTCTGCAACATTTTCAGTGACAtacatggttttttttccctattaTAACAAAACGAGCAAAAAagagaaaggggggaaaaaaacacaaagcttGCTTATCTACTTGCAGCCATGTCAAAAGGGTAGTGCTGGGGGAAATCGTGGATGACCTTTACAGCTTCGTTGTAAAGTTCCAGGTCTGTGGCAAACATGGGCAGAGTGTCAGAACAAGGATGAGATCAACAAATCAGAGCTCCTTTGACACGTTCATGACTTACCAAAGGGAATGCCCTTCTCGTCTCGGAGCATGTTGAATGTGGTGGCCCTTATGGCTCCTTTGTTAGACACCATTCCAATGACTTCCACAATTCCAGACAGCTCCTCTTCaagctgaaagaaagaaaagttacagtcccaatgatggtcacgcacacacatctgggtgtggtgaaattagtcctctgcattgaagtcatccccgtgtgatttggatccatcccctgggggagaggggagcagtgagcagcagcggtgccgcgctccgGAATCAactggtgatctaacccccaattccaacccttcatgctgagtgccaagcagggaggcaatggctcccatttttatagtctttggtatgacccggccagccggggtttgaacccacaaccttccagtctcaggacggacactctaccactaggccactgagctggagaagtaagtaagtaagtaagtaagtaagtacgtaagtaagtaagtaagtaagtaagtaagtaagtaagtaagtaagtaagtaagtaagtaagtaagtaagtaagaaagtaagaaaaagagagagagagagagataaccTTGTTCACTGCAAATTGTAACATACAAATGAAGCTAAACTCAGCTTTGATAATGAAGCTAAACTCAGCTTTGATCCATTTAtgaacttgattttttttcttgaatgaaTTGAAACAGATATCCAGAAAgtgcaaacacaaacattgTGATGTTAGTGCCAGACTGCTGAGGTAGAAAAGAAAGGTTATACAAATGAAATGACACATTACATTGAACTCACACTAACTCAATTGTATGAGAATGGTGAGTGTGAAATTGGATGCATATCTTGCTTCCACATCTCATCATTCTGATCTAAACCGTCCTGCAACATAAATGATCAATCGGGCTGGCTTGAGATGGATTGGAATCGTATACTCACAGGGTCGTTTAGctcaacacacacacttcttcCTTCTCCGTCGGCGACAGAGAAGCTTTTCCCGGTGTTGTGTAcctaaacaacaaacaaatataGCACGTTAACCATGAAGTCATAGCTCGTATGGAGTGTTCTAGTCACGACTCTTACCGTCTCAACATGTCCGACAAAACAGACGGGTTTGCTAATATATTGCGTCAGCATGGATGAGTTAATTCGAGGCTTTGGAGACTCCATCGTATTAGACATCTTCACGCAAAGACGCCCGACCAACGAGTGTACGGCGCCAAAATGTTGACAACTTACTTTTGTTATATCCTGTGCGCCGCGCGAGCGGGATTTTACCGACGACTCCACCAGTCTTATCCAGCGGCAAGCAATGGCATTTATAATGGAACATACCCAAGGTTCCTGTACGACGTATCCGCTGTACGTTAACTATTTAATTCCGGAAGAAACATTCGGAAAGACTGGTACGTCATACATCTATCTTTAATCTATATTTTCGAATTGAATTCGAGgatatatgtgcgtgtgtgtggcgaGAGAGCGAACGTAAGCGCCCGCGCAACGACATATAATAACTAAACGTGAGAGATTTAGTGTAATATTACTGTGATCGCTGAAACACTTGGTAGTAAATGTAGTTTCTACCCGGAAAGGAGTAACAGAGGTCACAACAACACGGTCATTCTGAACAAATCCAAAGTGATCATTTCTTAGATCTTTGTAACGACAAACGGCTCGTCATATATCATTTACTTGACGTCATTTAAATACACAACTCCAAAAGTTGATGACTCATTTACTTGACGTCATTTAAGTACACAACTCAAAAAGTTGATGACTGTTGATTACGCAACTTCACAACAATGCAAGTCCGACAGACTGTAGTTGTGCTTCCTTCCAATCGAACGCTTGAAAGTACTGACCGTGCTGTTTGACACGCGACTGTTAATGTACCAATCCAGGGCGTGAGGGTGAGCAGAGCACCATGTTCTCTTTCCTGGGTTTACGTAAAGATCCAAAGAAGTCGACGTCAGAGAGGGATGCTGATGGAGGCTTTGTGATCATTGGTAAGAAAGATGATCTTTGTAGCCTGGAAGATCGGGTGTCAAAAGCAAGGTTGGGGGAACAAAATCCCCCCACCATTTTACGTGACCTACTGCAACGAACTGTGTCTACTTCAATTGACGTATTTTCCTATTGGAATTTGGCTTTGGGGCATTGATTTACACCAAATCCTTTGTAAACAACATGGAACGTGTTTGCCTGCTACTATTTTTCCCTGATATTGTAACACTGCGTCAAGGCAAGCCAGACCAAATCTCCAGCGATTTGGTCTGAATGAATTTCCATGGACAGGGGTTGGCTCCCCAAACAATCCACAAAACCCCCGCCCAATCAAActataataaaaagaaatacatatttGCGTAAATCAGCAAATAGGTGAATCCGCCTGCCGCTGCCGGAATGCAAGTATGCAACGGTCCACTGTATCCATGTTTAGCTTGTTCCTTTGCAGGAGAAACAGTTGAAGAGCAAAGGCGGAAGGTGCAGTCGATGAACATTGCACAACCTTCAACCAATGTTATTGTCTTGCCATCTAAGGTGAGCTTTTTCCATTCAGAAATGTATGGAAAAGGTAATTTGTGCGCAATTATAGTCCACACAATGGAATTGACAAATGGTTTCTCTTTTATAAAAGCCATCGTGTCCAGCTCCAGCCCGCCCAGTGGAAACAACCACAAGTCCACCTCCATCACCCACGAACGTGGAAGATGGGTCCTCCTCCGTCACAGAGGCTTCTTCAATGGCCCCTGATCTCCTTGGTGACATCCCCTTCGCTTTGGCACCTCATGTTCAGGCAGTGCAGAGAGGTTTCCCTTCTCTTCCCGATGTACTGCTGTCCAAGGACATGAACTCTAGCCTAATGTATTTTCATTATGACTTCACTTTGGAAAAATCCATTCTACAAATTTGATCGTTTTCACCAAACCCAAATCatgtttttgtctgttttgcatttgtttgcTACTGTACATCCTGTTCAGAGTCATGAATGGGCTTTAGTTGATCTCAGAGTTGGACAAGTGTTGTACATCCTATTTGTCAATCAGACATCAAGACAATCACACTAACTGCAGTGGTTACCCATTAAGATACAGTGAGTGGTTCAGCACTTGTTCTCCCCCAAATTCATCCTTATCACAACTTTTCACCAAATCAAATGAAGACTAAATGAAGTGCAAAAATGCGTCAAAAGGTTTGGTTACCATCTGGGATCCTACTCAACATGGAACTgtcaaaatcattttgttttccctGTATCTGACTACTTGAAGTCATAAACAATACGAAGGCATACGTAGTTTGTTGAATCTATCCTCCGCATCAACGGCAATAAGTGACAAGACGCCAACTGTGAAGAAGACACAATGACATCTTTTACTATACGTATAGGAATTATCCACACCATCGCTGCCATGGTATTTTCATTCgggcatttattattattatttttttaaagctatGCTCTTTACAAAAGCATGTAGAAACTGCCAACTAATCCATTTGCACTGCATTTTCGACGTGGAAACAATGTCAACGGTGTTAAGCAACTGTGCCTTATTGCTTTTCAGTCCACgctaaatatatatttgttattgtttgaaGGGGAAAGCGTTAACACTGAATTACTAACGTGCCGGAATGACTTTTCTTCTCTCCAGCCAATTTGGGTCTTGCTCATTGTATGAGTGGTAACAATGTAGTAATACAGCTCATGTAAGAAATGTTTACCAAATGTTAAAAGTACAATCATAAAGTAGTATGGATTTCCTTCGTACATTTAAAACGAGATGAATGTGTACTTTCTAAATTTGTCCCATTAGTCGTCAAAACGGCTGGGCTTAAAATAAAAGGAGCCAACTGTGGTTCTCATCAGGCTTTTTCCTGTCTCCTGCACCGCGGTCTAGTTACAGGCTCAGGCAGAGCAGCGCAGCCGTGGGGCCataggagcgagcgagcgagcgtttgTATGCGTGGaaagcagccagccagccagccagccagccagccagcgaaacagccagccagccagccagccagccagccagccaacgaGCGCACCCCAACTAACTgtctcctgctctgctctgttcTTCCCGGGCGGTTAGCTGGAAACAAGGACGCTGGAGTGACCtggtcccgtcccgtcccgccaGCCCGGGTGCAGGCAGGTCGGATATCTATCCGGCTGCTTGCTTGTTTCATTGGCATTGTCGGAGCGCGAAGGTAAGCAAGGTAAAGGCGGAGGATTTTGCAGCGCAGCTATCTAGCACGGCGCTAAGCTAAGTagcgcccgtccgtccgtccgtcgttCCCTGCTCAGATGGAGCGATGCTAGTACCAATACTCGATCGTCAAATAAGGCCATCGAAGCATAAGGCGCTAATACCAACGTGGACAACAGTGGAACGAGCGCATCATGCGCATGACGTTGTTGGAGTCTATTCGGCTTATGGATTAGGTCACACCATTAAACGGAACATTTAGTCAGTCTCCTCTTATGTCAAATGTGTGCGTTGTTTGCTTGCCAGCGTTTGTCATCATACGCCACGCCACGTTTGGTTTTGGTGAGGATGATCATGACAAGCCGAAGTAGGTCGGCATTTTTCATCAAAACGAGTCCACTAATGCAAATGATTTGTTCGTCGAATTGTCATGCGAAATATAAGTTGCTCAAGTTTGCTATACAACGTCTTGGATTTTATAAGGAAGACAGACCAGTGACAATTTGACTTGAAACCATTCAGATAGTTAGGATATGAAATCGTTCTGTTTATGCACGATAGCTTTGGACATGTTATGATGACTACAGGCTTGCCCATTTAATTGGGTCACTAGGAATAAAAACAGTCAGCGCGCgcctgggagggagggagggagggagggagggagggagggagggagggatggatggatgggagggagggatggatggatggatggatgggagggatggatggatggatgggagggagggatggatggatggagaggcCGACATATAGAAGGTGTataacaaatgtttgtttaatgTGTTATCCTCACGTGGGTCTCGGCTCTTATTATTTTACTCATTGACTTGAGTGCGAGATAGAGTCAAGTAGCAGCAACAATAAACTATAGAAGCAGGGAACGGCGCGTGCTTGTGGGAGTTGCCACACATTCTGAGGGaaatttaccgaagtcaaattccttgtttggcacgctcaaacatggcgaataaaaaactcttgaatcttgaaatgaTCACTCGCTACATTtagccaattcaatccaataCTAAGCTTGTCATTGCTAAATAACATTTAGTAACTCTTAATGTCTTGAGGCATAATCAATGACTGAATATTCAGTAATGAATTAAATGAGTCTGATAGACACAACTTGAATTCCATCATGACCTTATTTCGATCCCTCAACGCGGCGTTTTGTACGTCATAGTCTTGCAGCTAGAGATTAAAAAATGGCGCCTCCCTTAGGTGAGTAAGTGCTatgttttgaactttttttttttttttagaataaataTTTGGTAGACTAACGTCTAAAAAAAACCTCTGTACCCATTTCAGACTAAACAGGAAGGTttgacattttttactgtgccaCAGTTCTGACTCTATGCAGCTATAGTCATGGCAAAGTATCCGTCCGTTTTCAACACCGCCCATCCAGATTTACCGGTGAGGTCATTTCATCTAAGCATTTGGATGGGAAGCCCTCTTCCGACCATTTCCTTGGCGTCAGAAAGGAGACAAAATCGGAAGTAGAGACACATGACAGTgtttgcgcgtgcgtgtgcgtgtcccTCAGTACCTCAGTGTCCATGTCCAAGTCAGCCCAGATGCCACTGTCCAACAACATAACGGTGTCAAAGCCCTCAATCTCTCGGGTGCCCAGCAGCATGGAGGGCATCAATCATGAGCTGGAGAAGGTCTTTATCAAAGACAACGGAGAGAAGGAAGAGTTGAAGGTAGCGTTGCGCTCTGTTGATCAATGTGTCATTTCATGGATTGGCTTGTAGTCGTAGCAAAGCACAAGAAACAAATACAAGAGCGGCAATGAGGAGACTCGAAGAAAAGAATCCCCCTGATTTGTTGCAGTCTCTGGAGGTGCCCGATGGCCGTCGAGCGCCCTTTCCTCCGCAGCAGCGCAGCGGCTCCGGAGGCACCGACATCCAAATTCCATCAGGCCCCGGACGGTCCAGCAGTTGCTCCAGCCTCTCGCCCTGCCCCTCACCCGCCGCCTGTCCGTCGGGATCACACGACAGCAGTCCCTTTTCCACCGAGGATTTACTCGATGATCCCGATAAAGGTTCAAAACCTTTTCTTTCGTGAGTGTAAAAGTGAGGTGGATGTCCGGGTTGTTTTCTGTTTGGGTCTCGGGATCCATCTCATCTGCCTCGGTCTTACAATCGACTTAAACGTACTTTTCCCATGTCGTTGCAGACAGCGAAAGTAGCTCGCCCCTCCCCAAATTTGCATCTTCCCCCAAACCCAACAACACCTACATGTTCAAGCGAGAGCCGCCCGAAGGTTGCGAAAAGATTAAAGCCTTTGAGGAGATGAGGTAAGCGGAGTGATACCTGCAGATGCTTTGAATGCAAACCCGACGACATCGTCCcaatggattttctttttttttttttatggttctGACCGTCTTTCAGCTCGAGGCAGTCGGCGTCGGCCGCCCTCTTTTCCTGTCCGgacaaaaacaaagtcaacTTCATTCCAACTGGCTCGGCATTCTGCCCCGTCAAACTCCCGCCGGTCCAGTCtcaagagaaggaggaggacgacgaccaCGACGGGACAGAGACGGCGACGACGCACGAGGCTCGAGCCTCCCCGGCTGCAAATGATCCTCCCGGCCCAGCCGGCGCCTCAGCGGAGCTGCCGCAGACAGACAGTCGAGCCCTCAGCTAGTAGCGAGCAGAGCTGGTCTCTAGCTCCAGGTTTGACCTTTGTGACTGACTCTCCCAAAACACCTTCTCCTGCCATGCCACAAGAGCCTTGGTATCtgtgtgctgacccctgcgagccctctctctctctctctttgtctctctcgctctctctgcatGATGTAGAAACTGTctccaccaccgccaccaccgccaccaccaccaccaccaccaccaccaagaaCCACTTTGCCACCAATATTCTGTCCTGTATTATTCTGTCCATGGTTGTGGCCAGGAAAAGAAGAAGTTGTATTGTGCAGGAACCATAGGGATCAAAGTGGAAGGGATGTGTATTTTAAAATGATAGTATATTTCTTATGATTAAATGATGTATTGTGTTCTGTTTGAAACATTTTCAGAAAGAATAAGCTCTTTAAatggaacgtgtgtgtgtgactctcGGGCACAAAAACGACGGGTAGTCGCACTGGCGTGCTATATGACCTAGAGCCCATGAAGCACTGACTGTGAAAATGATCGCTTGGCACATTTGTGATTGAAACACCAGAGAAATAAGTAAAGATCACTTCCCAGCTAGAATTGATGTCAATTTCCTACCTTAATGGCtctgggggaaagaaaaaaaaaggtgttatTGAGCAGTGACAGAGAAATCGCCACGACTTAAGTGAAAAAACACCTATGGTATTCTCTTTGCACTCCCAGATTTCATTTCAATCGACGTTGTTGCTGCACATTGCTGTCAACTAAACTGTGCATACAATTAGAAATGAGTATACTTTTAAAAACTCAATTGCTCCAATGGAAAAGTCTTCAATGATTATCGCTAAATAGAAATGAAAGGGCGACCAGACCTAACATGACGACATTTGTAGCGGTAAAAAAGAAATGGCCATTTTGCGGTTACAACACGCTAGTCCAGCAGATGGCACTCTTGAGCCACAAAGCAATCCAAGGAGCACAATGGAGCTGCATGGAGTTCCCTCGAGTCTTGTCTGATCGAGTTAACATAGAGGGAAGGTCGTGTTGGCTGGCTGCCAGGGATATATTGATTTGGGCCCCTCCCTCAGTGTCTCAAATGAGAAGAATCCAACTTAGGTCTCTTACCTACTACCCCAAGTCAGCTGGGGCTAGCTAGGCTGCATCCATCCGTTGGCCTCGCTCGGTGCAGAGGTTGCGGCTTTCCGTTACGGCTCCGCTCTTcttcctttgtggagtttgcatgttctccaaaCGGATCGAACTGAAcacagaataaataaataaataaataaataaataaataaataaataaataaataaataaataaataaataaataaataaataaataaataaataaataaataaataaataaataaataaataaataaataaataaataaataaataaataaataaataaataaaagtatctctgcaaCACCCAGAGGGATAGATTAAACCTTTCTACAATCCCGGAGATTGCACCATGAAACGTATTTGAAAGCTAAATAAGTGCATTTTCCATGATGCATTTAACGTACAGTAACTCACATCAAGATATACCTTTGTATATGTACACGTGTTTGTTCATTTTGGGGATTATATATTGATAGGCATATAGAgcgatttttgttttcaatgcaatACATTGCAATTGTTTGGTcagctattgattttttttctcttaaaatgATTTGTTCCTTTCTTTCATACTCACAAAACCTTGTGCCTTCTGCTTTCATTCAAAGTGCCTGAATTGCACTTGGCAGTAGGGCATACACAAAGTAGCCCATGCAGTGAGAGACACTTTGCACTTTTTCAATGAGCGGGTGCCCTATGCTGCCAAAGCTCAGTGCAGCCAGTCTAAAAATATGTCCAAATGCGTGCACGATTTTGAAGGAGGCCTTTGTGAACGTGAAGGAGCTCGTGGCCAGCTTGTCATCTCTGGAGATGATGCAGAATGGACCAACTGTCAGATTCTCTCTTTTGTGCGTCCGTCTCGCGGGTCCTTTGCGGGCCCATCCcacctgaaagaaagaaaaagaaaaaaaaaatccatctgtCCTTCCAGCCTCGTATTCTTTCCCCATCTGCTGCCTGGGTGGGATTTCATTGTATTGCCACCGCGACCCCCCCCCATGCTGGACACCTTCAATCGACTGCCCTTTTGTTTTAGCCGCCATATCAATAGGAGAAAAGACACTTATGGTAATGAAGCCTTATCGTGTTCCGTTCAGACATCTGCCGTCTTCCAGTCGTATGGCAGGCAGCGCGGTCCGAGTCGAAGCCGGCCGACTGCGATCCGTCCGAATCCATCGCCATTGCCGATCTTGCGCTTTTCACCTGCTGACCAGTAACAAAAAGTCATCACAATTGTTGGAGAATAAAACTAGAGACTTCCAGGAGGTCCTTTTACACCTCAGACATTGTTCCAAAAGGCATATTTTCCGCTTTTCACCTGCTGACCAGTCACAAAAAGTCAACAgaattgttggaaaataaaACTAGAGACTTCCAGGAGGTTCTTTTATACCTCAGACATTGGTCCAAAAGGCAGATCTTGCGCTTTTCACCTGCTGAGCGGTAACAAAAGGTCAACACAATTGTTGGAAAATAAAACTAGAGACTTCCAGGAGGTTCTTTTATACCGCAGACATTGTTCCAAAAGGCCTTTAGAATTTTCTACCTGGGGTTGTTTGTTTGAACAGTTCCTCCAGCCATATTTCCATATGGTTTTTTGCTTTTCCGCACATGGGCTTATTATTTTGAAGGAAGGCTCGTTGCGCCGCTGCTCAATAGTTTGCATCCTGTTTAGGGGTTGTTTCAAATAGTCCCACTTGTGGGTTATTAGACATGAGCAAGGAAGGGCCAAGGCCCCTAAGCTCAAGCATCTGGGACACAAACAGTCATCACACACTACTGTAAATTGGCTCCTGAGAGGCAAGTGGGAGGGTGGGTGTTTGGAGCATCTAGTTCAAGTGATTGAAGTGACTTCTAGCCATTGATTTTTCCTTCATCGTCAGCGATGTGCCTGGACACCCTTGACCGTGTTCTTGCGTCCCAGAGGGCTGGCTAGCTGGTTTTGCATGGcccagcctgcctgcctgatcAGGCCTGCTTGCAAATTCTCATTAAACTGCGGTTAAACTGGCCATGTCGAAAAGACAAGCACCATTGATGGGCTTATGGTGCTTTCAAATTGAGCTTTTTAAAGCGTAGGACATTGACCACGACACGATGGTATGTCGTCCAAAAAAGTCTCTGGAAGCGGCCAGGTGCATTGTAATAGTCGAGCGAAGACAAATGGCCGGTGGCTTTCCCTTCTATCTATGATTCTGGTACAGCTACATTGTGATCCCTCTTTTGGCTGCAGTCAAACGTTTGCAGAGTCCAATACTTGAAGATGGTAGCACAAGTTCAAACACAAACGCTTGGATG of the Syngnathus typhle isolate RoL2023-S1 ecotype Sweden linkage group LG20, RoL_Styp_1.0, whole genome shotgun sequence genome contains:
- the umad1 gene encoding UBAP1-MVB12-associated (UMA)-domain containing protein 1 isoform X4; protein product: MFSFLGLRKDPKKSTSERDADGGFVIIGETVEEQRRKVQSMNIAQPSTNVIVLPSKPSCPAPARPVETTTSPPPSPTNVEDGSSSVTEASSMAPDLLGDIPFALAPHVQAVQRGFPSLPDVLLSKDMNSSLMYFHYDFTLEKSILQI
- the rpa3 gene encoding replication protein A 14 kDa subunit, giving the protein MSNTMESPKPRINSSMLTQYISKPVCFVGHVETVHNTGKSFSVADGEGRSVCVELNDPLEEELSGIVEVIGMVSNKGAIRATTFNMLRDEKGIPFDLELYNEAVKVIHDFPQHYPFDMAASR
- the glcci1a gene encoding glucocorticoid induced 1a isoform X2 — its product is MEGINHELEKVFIKDNGEKEELKSLEVPDGRRAPFPPQQRSGSGGTDIQIPSGPGRSSSCSSLSPCPSPAACPSGSHDSSPFSTEDLLDDPDKDSESSSPLPKFASSPKPNNTYMFKREPPEGCEKIKAFEEMSSRQSASAALFSCPDKNKVNFIPTGSAFCPVKLPPVQSQEKEEDDDHDGTETATTHEARASPAANDPPGPAGASAELPQTDSRALS
- the umad1 gene encoding UBAP1-MVB12-associated (UMA)-domain containing protein 1 isoform X2 translates to MAFIMEHTQGSCTTYPLYVNYLIPEETFGKTGREGEQSTMFSFLGLRKDPKKSTSERDADGGFVIIGETVEEQRRKVQSMNIAQPSTNVIVLPSKPSCPAPARPVETTTSPPPSPTNVEDGSSSVTEASSMAPDLLGDIPFALAPHVQAVQRGFPSLPDVLLSKDMNSSLMYFHYDFTLEKSILQI
- the umad1 gene encoding UBAP1-MVB12-associated (UMA)-domain containing protein 1 isoform X3 codes for the protein MFSFLGLRKDPKKSTSERDADGGFVIIACSFAGETVEEQRRKVQSMNIAQPSTNVIVLPSKPSCPAPARPVETTTSPPPSPTNVEDGSSSVTEASSMAPDLLGDIPFALAPHVQAVQRGFPSLPDVLLSKDMNSSLMYFHYDFTLEKSILQI
- the umad1 gene encoding UBAP1-MVB12-associated (UMA)-domain containing protein 1 isoform X1 encodes the protein MAFIMEHTQGSCTTYPLYVNYLIPEETFGKTGREGEQSTMFSFLGLRKDPKKSTSERDADGGFVIIACSFAGETVEEQRRKVQSMNIAQPSTNVIVLPSKPSCPAPARPVETTTSPPPSPTNVEDGSSSVTEASSMAPDLLGDIPFALAPHVQAVQRGFPSLPDVLLSKDMNSSLMYFHYDFTLEKSILQI
- the glcci1a gene encoding glucocorticoid induced 1a isoform X3, which gives rise to MRGKQPASQPASQPAKQPASQPASQPANERTPTNCLLLCSVLPGRLAGNKDAGVTWSRPVPPARVQAGRISIRLLACFIGIVGARSTSVSMSKSAQMPLSNNITVSKPSISRVPSSMEGINHELEKVFIKDNGEKEELKSLEVPDGRRAPFPPQQRSGSGGTDIQIPSGPGRSSSCSSLSPCPSPAACPSGSHDSSPFSTEDLLDDPDKGSKPFLSQRK
- the glcci1a gene encoding glucocorticoid induced 1a isoform X1, coding for MSKSAQMPLSNNITVSKPSISRVPSSMEGINHELEKVFIKDNGEKEELKSLEVPDGRRAPFPPQQRSGSGGTDIQIPSGPGRSSSCSSLSPCPSPAACPSGSHDSSPFSTEDLLDDPDKDSESSSPLPKFASSPKPNNTYMFKREPPEGCEKIKAFEEMSSRQSASAALFSCPDKNKVNFIPTGSAFCPVKLPPVQSQEKEEDDDHDGTETATTHEARASPAANDPPGPAGASAELPQTDSRALS